One genomic segment of bacterium includes these proteins:
- the cueR gene encoding Cu(I)-responsive transcriptional regulator yields MVIGELARRTGVSAKTIRYYEESGLVPRPRRAANGYRVYGEQAVHVLRFVKRARDLGFTMEEVGELLSLWRDDHRESAEVKEVAEAHLAAIERKITELAAMRDTLRGLVHACHGDKRPDCPILDDLADRGGGPIRQE; encoded by the coding sequence ATGGTCATCGGCGAACTGGCCCGGCGCACGGGGGTGTCCGCCAAGACCATCCGCTATTACGAGGAGTCGGGCCTGGTGCCGCGGCCGCGCCGGGCGGCCAACGGCTATCGGGTCTACGGCGAGCAGGCCGTGCACGTCCTGCGCTTCGTGAAGCGGGCCCGCGATCTCGGGTTCACCATGGAAGAGGTGGGCGAGCTGTTGTCGCTGTGGAGGGACGACCACCGCGAAAGCGCCGAGGTCAAGGAGGTGGCCGAAGCCCACCTCGCGGCGATCGAACGGAAGATCACCGAACTGGCGGCCATGCGCGACACCCTGCGCGGCCTCGTCCACGCCTGCCACGGCGACAAGCGTCCGGACTGTCCGATCCTGGACGACCTGGCGGACCGGGGCGGCGGCCCGATCAGGCAGGAATAG